The proteins below are encoded in one region of Kineosporia corallincola:
- a CDS encoding winged helix-turn-helix transcriptional regulator, whose amino-acid sequence MSTKAQYDAFLAVCPSRQLLARISDKWVVLILCALGGDAQDGTGVPTPMRYSGLSRLLAGVSQKMLTQTLRSLERDGLLTRSVTPTVPVTVTYELTALGRSLHQMTRGLRSWAQQNMDEVFTHREEYDTRVSS is encoded by the coding sequence ATGAGCACCAAGGCCCAGTACGACGCGTTCCTGGCGGTCTGCCCCAGCCGCCAGCTGCTGGCCCGGATCTCGGACAAGTGGGTCGTGCTCATCCTCTGCGCGCTGGGCGGCGACGCCCAGGACGGCACCGGCGTGCCCACCCCGATGCGCTACTCCGGCCTGTCCCGGCTCCTGGCCGGCGTGAGCCAGAAGATGCTCACCCAGACGCTGCGCTCGCTGGAGCGCGACGGCCTGCTCACCCGCAGCGTCACCCCGACCGTCCCGGTCACCGTCACCTACGAGCTCACCGCCCTCGGGCGCTCGCTGCACCAGATGACCCGTGGCCTGCGCTCCTGGGCGCAGCAGAACATGGACGAGGTGTTCACCCACCGCGAGGAGTACGACACGCGGGTCTCCTCCTGA
- a CDS encoding oxidoreductase — MNAISPSLPGGTWTLGDTTVSRFGYGAMQLAGPWVMGPPADRDGALAVLRAAAGLGITHLDTSQAYGPAVTNELIREALHPYPDALFVATKVGADRDGQGGWPVARGPQDLRRQVHENLRSLGVERLDLVNLRMGNAQGRLPGSVTEAFGTLAQLRDEGLIRHLGVSNVTAGQVEQARGIAPVVCVQNMYNLAHREDDALIDALAADGIAYVPFFPLGGFTPLQSGTLSAVAARRGSTPMAVALAWLLHRSPNILLIPGTSSTEHLRENVAGAGLELSEADLAELDSIGTGNPVGA; from the coding sequence ATGAACGCGATCTCCCCCTCCCTGCCCGGCGGCACCTGGACGCTGGGTGACACCACGGTCAGCCGCTTCGGCTACGGGGCCATGCAGCTGGCCGGGCCGTGGGTGATGGGCCCGCCCGCCGACCGGGACGGCGCGCTGGCGGTGCTGCGTGCGGCGGCCGGGCTGGGCATCACCCACCTCGACACCAGTCAGGCGTACGGGCCGGCCGTCACCAACGAGCTGATCCGCGAGGCGCTGCACCCCTACCCGGACGCGTTGTTCGTGGCGACCAAGGTCGGGGCCGACCGGGACGGGCAGGGCGGCTGGCCGGTGGCCCGGGGCCCGCAGGACCTGCGCCGGCAGGTGCACGAGAACCTGCGCAGCCTCGGGGTGGAGCGGCTCGACCTGGTGAATCTCCGCATGGGGAACGCCCAGGGCCGGCTTCCCGGATCGGTCACCGAGGCGTTCGGCACGCTCGCGCAGCTGCGCGACGAGGGCCTGATCCGGCATCTCGGCGTCAGCAACGTCACCGCCGGGCAGGTCGAGCAGGCGCGCGGCATCGCGCCGGTGGTGTGCGTGCAGAACATGTACAACCTGGCCCACCGCGAGGACGACGCCCTGATCGACGCCCTGGCCGCCGACGGCATCGCCTACGTGCCGTTCTTCCCGCTCGGCGGTTTCACCCCGCTCCAGTCCGGGACGCTGTCGGCGGTCGCCGCCCGCCGGGGCTCGACCCCGATGGCGGTGGCGCTGGCCTGGCTGCTGCACCGCTCGCCGAACATCCTGCTGATCCCCGGAACGTCGTCCACGGAGCACCTGCGCGAGAACGTGGCCGGTGCGGGCCTCGAGCTGTCGGAGGCGGACCTGGCCGAACTGGACTCGATCGGCACAGGAAACCCGGTCGGGGCATGA
- the helR gene encoding RNA polymerase recycling motor ATPase HelR — translation MNTPTRSAFALPGDLRAKADPALIGSDERHFAAIEQTLEQSIGDLSARLDEQRRAPGGGGPRALERDTEIHRLTARLRTLRRFGLDLCLGRMVPDGNGLPAGERAGEQPGEPVYVGRLGLTDRDGRRLLHDWRSPVAEPFFGATHGNPMGLASRRRYRWTRGRISDYWDEVFTAEGLERAKAGHAALDDQSAFIAGLGENRSPRMRDVLATIQADQDAIIRAGSRGTLVVDGGPGTGKTVVALHRSAYLLYSDPRLGHRRGGILFVGPHQPYLDYVSDVLPSLGEEGVQTCTLRDLTPEGASARPETDPEVARLKSSAHVTGVIDAAVRFYEDPPAEGLEVSTPWGDAWIGPGEWAAAFAAPPPGTPHNEAPAIILDELTSIVAAQYPQDDGTGDDATTGEVSAPPSPELLRRALRQNEELAGALNRAWPYLEPGDLVADLWSVPAYLRRCAPHLDRDQVRLLQRPRPRGWTESDLPFLDAARHRLGDPAWARRRERQQAAIAAEAGRRADVAAEIVQADDDFEGAVTMLTGQDLKDALIDEAGRPTSTPDRLAGPFAHVVVDEAQELTDAQWQMLLLRNPSRSFTVVGDRAQASHGFTGTWRERLERAGLDRIELASLSVNYRTPEEVMTEAEPVIRAVLPDANVPTSIRRSGLPVVHGSPGDLTDVLDAWLEQNQDGTACVIGDFRFRPRPRVRSLTPELAKGLEFDLVVLVDPEKLGAVDRYVAMTRATRQLVVLSDET, via the coding sequence ATGAACACCCCCACCCGCAGCGCGTTCGCCCTGCCCGGCGATCTGCGCGCCAAGGCCGACCCGGCCCTGATCGGTTCCGACGAAAGGCATTTCGCGGCGATCGAGCAAACCCTGGAGCAGTCGATCGGCGACCTGTCCGCCCGCCTGGACGAGCAGCGCCGGGCCCCGGGCGGCGGCGGGCCGCGGGCGCTGGAACGCGACACCGAGATCCACCGGCTCACCGCCCGCCTGCGCACGCTGCGCCGCTTCGGCCTGGACCTGTGCCTGGGCCGGATGGTGCCGGACGGCAACGGCCTGCCGGCAGGTGAGCGAGCGGGCGAGCAACCCGGCGAACCGGTGTACGTCGGGCGTCTGGGCCTGACCGACCGGGACGGCCGGCGCCTGCTGCACGACTGGCGCTCGCCGGTCGCCGAGCCGTTCTTCGGTGCCACGCACGGCAATCCGATGGGTCTGGCCAGCCGCCGCCGCTACCGCTGGACCCGCGGGCGGATCAGTGACTACTGGGACGAGGTGTTCACCGCCGAGGGTCTGGAGCGGGCGAAGGCGGGTCACGCCGCCCTCGACGACCAGTCCGCGTTCATCGCCGGCCTGGGCGAGAACCGCTCGCCACGCATGCGCGACGTGCTCGCCACCATCCAGGCCGACCAGGACGCGATCATCCGGGCCGGATCGCGCGGCACCCTGGTGGTCGACGGCGGGCCGGGCACCGGCAAAACCGTGGTCGCGCTGCACCGTTCGGCCTATCTGCTGTACTCCGACCCCCGGCTGGGGCACCGGCGCGGCGGCATCCTGTTCGTCGGCCCGCACCAGCCCTATCTGGACTACGTGTCCGACGTGCTGCCCAGTCTGGGCGAGGAGGGCGTGCAGACCTGCACGCTGCGCGACCTGACCCCCGAGGGGGCGTCGGCGCGGCCGGAGACCGACCCGGAGGTGGCCCGGCTGAAGTCGTCGGCGCACGTGACCGGCGTGATCGACGCCGCCGTGCGGTTCTACGAGGACCCGCCGGCCGAGGGCCTGGAGGTGTCCACCCCGTGGGGCGACGCCTGGATCGGCCCGGGTGAGTGGGCCGCCGCCTTCGCCGCGCCGCCGCCCGGCACCCCGCACAACGAGGCGCCCGCGATCATCCTCGACGAGCTGACCTCGATCGTCGCCGCCCAGTACCCCCAGGACGACGGAACCGGGGACGACGCGACAACCGGTGAGGTCTCCGCGCCGCCGTCCCCGGAACTGCTGCGCCGGGCCCTGCGGCAGAACGAGGAACTGGCCGGCGCGCTCAACCGGGCCTGGCCCTACCTGGAGCCGGGCGACCTGGTGGCGGACCTGTGGAGCGTGCCGGCCTACCTGCGCCGCTGCGCGCCGCACCTGGACCGTGACCAGGTGCGGCTGCTCCAGCGTCCCCGCCCGCGCGGGTGGACGGAGTCCGACCTGCCGTTCCTGGACGCCGCCCGGCACCGGCTGGGCGATCCGGCCTGGGCCCGGCGCCGCGAGCGGCAGCAGGCCGCGATCGCCGCCGAGGCCGGCCGCCGGGCCGACGTGGCCGCCGAGATCGTCCAGGCGGACGACGATTTCGAGGGCGCCGTGACGATGCTGACCGGGCAGGACCTGAAGGACGCCCTGATCGACGAGGCCGGCCGGCCCACCAGCACACCCGACCGGCTGGCCGGGCCGTTCGCGCACGTCGTGGTGGACGAGGCCCAGGAACTCACCGACGCGCAGTGGCAGATGCTGTTGCTGCGCAACCCCTCCCGCAGTTTCACCGTGGTCGGTGACCGGGCCCAGGCCAGCCACGGCTTCACCGGCACCTGGAGGGAGCGGCTGGAACGCGCCGGGCTGGACCGGATCGAGCTGGCGTCGCTGAGCGTCAACTACCGCACGCCGGAGGAGGTGATGACGGAGGCCGAGCCGGTGATCCGCGCCGTTCTTCCGGATGCGAACGTGCCCACGTCGATCCGCCGGAGCGGTCTTCCCGTCGTCCATGGTTCGCCCGGCGACCTGACCGACGTGCTGGACGCGTGGCTGGAGCAGAACCAGGACGGAACGGCCTGTGTGATCGGCGATTTCCGGTTCCGGCCGCGGCCGCGGGTGCGCTCGCTGACCCCCGAGCTGGCCAAGGGGCTGGAGTTCGACCTGGTGGTGCTGGTCGACCCGGAGAAGCTCGGCGCGGTGGACCGTTACGTCGCGATGACGCGGGCCACCCGTCAGCTGGTCGTGCTCAGCGACGAGACCTGA
- a CDS encoding PfkB family carbohydrate kinase: MNHVVIVGMRADQAVAAAAFLDGPGVATVDGSGHPVCPADVSADTVANADALLVNLDVPADVVRTALYHARGKVMLDPTPSYGDHPDQIAAWVDVLAPFVHVLVPDPPTVGVLSRTAPGTTVDELFSQARDLAERLRVSVIVPMGASGALMAAQGARPRLVPAPPVRVVDTAGADDCFRGVLAVLLAEKVPLPEAVDTAVRAAAWSATAPGPRGALPTRDQVSSLSTTS; this comes from the coding sequence ATGAACCATGTCGTGATCGTCGGCATGCGTGCCGATCAGGCCGTCGCCGCCGCGGCGTTCCTGGACGGCCCGGGCGTGGCCACCGTCGACGGGTCGGGGCACCCGGTCTGCCCGGCCGACGTCAGCGCCGACACGGTGGCCAACGCCGACGCGCTGCTGGTGAACCTGGACGTGCCGGCCGACGTGGTGCGCACCGCGCTGTACCACGCCCGGGGCAAGGTGATGCTCGACCCGACCCCGTCGTACGGCGACCACCCGGACCAGATCGCCGCCTGGGTGGACGTTCTCGCGCCGTTCGTGCACGTGCTGGTGCCCGACCCGCCGACCGTCGGGGTGCTCTCCCGCACCGCCCCGGGCACCACGGTGGACGAATTGTTCTCGCAGGCGCGGGATCTGGCCGAGCGGCTGCGGGTGAGCGTGATCGTGCCGATGGGTGCCTCGGGGGCCCTGATGGCGGCGCAGGGCGCCCGGCCCCGGCTGGTGCCGGCGCCGCCGGTGCGCGTCGTCGACACCGCCGGTGCCGACGACTGCTTCCGCGGGGTGCTGGCGGTGCTGCTGGCCGAGAAGGTCCCGCTGCCCGAGGCCGTGGACACCGCGGTGCGGGCGGCGGCCTGGTCGGCCACCGCCCCGGGCCCGCGCGGCGCGCTGCCCACCCGCGATCAGGTCTCGTCGCTGAGCACGACCAGCTGA
- a CDS encoding SDR family NAD(P)-dependent oxidoreductase: MNTTPQTPQKKIGSGFGATTSTGDVLAGIDLTGRLAIVTGGYSGVGLATTLALAGAGARVVVPARRPETAGKELEGVDGVEVVPMDLADLESVRAFAERFEGRSVDLLVASAGIMAPPLERVGPGWESQFAVNHLGHFALVNRLWPALRADGGARVVTVSSRGHRAGGIRWHDWNFEHDAYDKWTAYGQSKSAVSLFAVHLDALGREANVRAFAVHPGVVDTHLQRHLPVSEQIAMGWLTAEGTPPPGHAFKTPSQGAATSVWAATSPQLHGLGGVYLEDCEVSEVTTEFDYTRPGVMPHAIDPGEAARLWTLSAELTGVSGPTA, from the coding sequence GTGAACACGACACCACAGACACCGCAGAAGAAGATCGGCTCCGGTTTCGGGGCGACCACGAGTACCGGCGACGTGCTGGCCGGCATCGACCTGACCGGGCGGCTGGCGATCGTCACCGGCGGCTACTCCGGGGTGGGGCTGGCGACGACGCTGGCCCTGGCCGGGGCGGGGGCCCGGGTGGTGGTGCCGGCCCGCCGTCCGGAGACGGCAGGTAAGGAACTGGAGGGGGTGGACGGCGTCGAGGTGGTGCCGATGGACCTCGCCGACCTGGAGAGCGTGAGGGCGTTCGCGGAGCGGTTCGAGGGGCGGAGCGTGGACCTGCTGGTCGCCTCGGCGGGGATCATGGCCCCGCCGCTGGAGCGGGTCGGGCCGGGCTGGGAGTCACAGTTCGCCGTCAATCATCTGGGGCACTTCGCCCTGGTCAACCGGCTGTGGCCGGCGCTGCGGGCGGACGGCGGGGCCCGGGTGGTCACGGTCTCCTCGCGCGGCCACAGGGCCGGCGGAATCCGCTGGCACGACTGGAACTTCGAGCACGACGCCTACGACAAGTGGACGGCGTACGGGCAGTCGAAGTCGGCGGTGAGCCTGTTCGCCGTCCATCTGGACGCCCTCGGCCGGGAGGCGAACGTGCGGGCGTTCGCGGTGCACCCCGGCGTGGTCGACACGCATCTGCAACGGCATCTGCCGGTCAGCGAGCAGATCGCGATGGGCTGGCTCACCGCCGAGGGCACACCGCCCCCGGGGCACGCCTTCAAGACGCCCTCGCAGGGCGCGGCGACGTCGGTGTGGGCCGCCACGTCGCCGCAACTGCACGGGCTGGGCGGGGTGTACCTGGAGGACTGCGAGGTCAGTGAGGTGACGACGGAGTTCGACTACACCCGGCCCGGCGTCATGCCGCACGCGATCGACCCGGGCGAGGCGGCCCGGCTGTGGACGCTGTCGGCCGAACTGACCGGGGTGTCCGGCCCGACCGCATGA
- a CDS encoding helix-turn-helix transcriptional regulator, with amino-acid sequence MGDSTQARAHVRRQIGEFLTTRRAGLHPAQAGLAPGRNRRVKGLRREEVAALAGISVEYYVRLERGQATGASDGVLEGVGRALRFGDDERAHLTDLLRSGSGVHPCRLLPSPSTVRPAVRRILDSMTATPALVLNGRLEIAGANDLGRALYGPLTGPPEKPVGWPESIALSTFSDPGARTFWRDWPAVATGVVNHLRAQAGRNPCDHVLTGLVDDLCSRSEVFRDLWARHEVRVPRAGLHRVRHPVAGDLDLPFESAPLDPGLTLLMYSAEPGTASDAALRRLASPPARRACRPEPAGRSRTAAPPAPGGTPRTPTPG; translated from the coding sequence GTGGGAGACAGCACTCAGGCCCGGGCGCACGTGCGCCGGCAGATCGGCGAGTTCCTGACCACCCGGCGCGCCGGCCTGCACCCCGCCCAGGCCGGGCTGGCACCGGGCCGCAACCGGCGGGTGAAGGGCCTGCGCCGCGAGGAGGTCGCGGCCCTGGCCGGGATCAGCGTCGAGTACTACGTGCGGCTGGAACGCGGCCAGGCCACCGGCGCCTCGGACGGGGTGCTGGAGGGCGTCGGCCGGGCCCTGCGCTTCGGCGACGACGAGCGGGCCCACCTCACCGACCTGCTGCGTTCCGGCAGCGGGGTGCACCCGTGCCGGCTGCTCCCCTCGCCGTCCACCGTCCGGCCCGCCGTACGGCGCATCCTCGACTCGATGACCGCCACGCCCGCCCTCGTGCTGAACGGGCGCCTGGAGATCGCCGGCGCCAACGACCTGGGCCGGGCCCTGTACGGGCCGCTCACCGGACCACCCGAGAAGCCGGTCGGATGGCCGGAAAGCATTGCCCTGAGCACCTTTTCCGATCCCGGCGCCCGCACGTTCTGGCGGGACTGGCCGGCGGTGGCCACCGGCGTCGTCAATCATCTGCGCGCCCAGGCCGGGCGCAACCCCTGCGACCACGTGCTCACCGGCCTGGTCGACGACCTGTGCTCGCGCAGCGAGGTCTTCCGGGACCTGTGGGCCCGGCACGAGGTGCGGGTGCCCCGGGCCGGCCTGCACCGGGTGCGTCACCCCGTGGCCGGCGACCTGGACCTGCCGTTCGAGAGCGCCCCGCTCGATCCCGGGCTGACGCTGCTGATGTACAGCGCCGAGCCCGGGACCGCCTCGGACGCCGCGCTCAGGAGGCTGGCGAGCCCTCCTGCCCGGCGCGCATGTCGTCCAGAACCTGCGGGCAGAAGCCGAACCGCCGCTCCCCCAGCACCCGGCGGCACACCTCGGACTCCGACGCCGGGCTGA
- a CDS encoding aldo/keto reductase — translation MITMSIGGDLTVNRIGYGTMQIVGPGYVGPPRDHATAVRVLRRAVDLGVNLIDTADAYGPFVAEDLIAEALHPYPDDLVIATKGGVVRTGPDVWIPLGRPEYLRQALESSLRRLRLETIDLYQLHRVDPHVPLEESLGELEKLRQEGKIRHIGLSEVSVAELERARATAPVVSVQNLYNLATRDAEDVLRYAEANGLAFIPWFPMATGELARPGGVLDAAAREHGVSPAQLALAWLLHRAPNVLPIPGTSDPAHLEENVAAAGIALTAEQAEELTAL, via the coding sequence ATGATCACGATGAGCATCGGCGGCGACCTGACGGTGAACCGCATCGGGTACGGGACGATGCAGATCGTCGGCCCGGGCTACGTGGGCCCGCCCCGCGACCACGCCACGGCCGTGCGGGTGCTGCGCCGGGCGGTGGATCTCGGGGTGAACCTGATCGACACCGCCGACGCCTACGGTCCTTTCGTGGCCGAGGACCTGATCGCCGAGGCGCTGCACCCCTACCCGGACGACCTGGTGATCGCGACCAAGGGCGGTGTGGTGCGCACCGGCCCGGACGTGTGGATCCCGCTGGGACGCCCGGAGTACCTGCGCCAGGCGCTCGAGAGTTCCCTGCGCAGGCTGCGTCTGGAGACGATCGACCTGTACCAGCTGCACCGCGTCGACCCGCACGTTCCGCTGGAGGAGAGCCTCGGCGAGCTGGAGAAGCTGCGGCAGGAGGGCAAGATCCGGCACATCGGGCTGTCCGAGGTGAGCGTGGCCGAGCTGGAGCGGGCCCGGGCGACGGCGCCGGTCGTCTCGGTGCAGAACCTGTACAACCTGGCCACCCGGGACGCCGAGGACGTGCTGCGGTACGCCGAGGCGAACGGGCTGGCGTTCATCCCGTGGTTTCCCATGGCCACCGGTGAACTGGCCCGCCCGGGCGGGGTTCTCGATGCCGCCGCCCGCGAGCACGGGGTGAGCCCGGCCCAGCTGGCGCTGGCCTGGCTGCTGCACCGGGCGCCGAATGTGCTGCCGATCCCGGGCACCTCGGACCCGGCCCACCTGGAGGAGAACGTGGCGGCGGCCGGGATCGCCCTGACCGCGGAGCAGGCCGAGGAGCTGACGGCGCTGTGA
- a CDS encoding helix-turn-helix domain-containing protein, whose product MTSTAGPLGEALTAWRARLTPEAAGLPTYGERRRVSGLRREELALLAGVSASYYTRLEQGQSRNASVEVLDAIAGALNLTGAERQHLGALAEGSRRRVRPRRPPVEHADPALAALVEDLGDVPAVVLGRRNDVLAWNALGHALLAGHVERGTPDDPRARPNLLRMHFLDPHNRELYADWAAKAQAVVGNLRLTAGQHPDDPLLAELIGQLSMSSPEFSRLWGDHRVKPCPTADYELRHPLVGSLTVTQQSLRAVQAPEQILVTCTAARGSGSARALALLAQLVHAGR is encoded by the coding sequence ATGACCAGCACCGCCGGGCCGCTCGGTGAGGCCCTGACCGCCTGGCGTGCGCGCCTGACCCCCGAAGCCGCCGGGCTGCCCACCTACGGCGAGCGCCGCCGGGTGTCCGGCCTGCGGCGGGAGGAGCTGGCCCTGCTCGCCGGGGTCAGCGCGTCGTACTACACGCGGCTGGAACAGGGGCAGTCGCGTAACGCCTCGGTCGAGGTGCTGGACGCGATCGCGGGCGCGCTGAACCTGACCGGCGCCGAGCGTCAGCACCTGGGGGCGCTGGCCGAGGGCTCGCGGCGCCGGGTGCGGCCGCGGCGCCCGCCGGTGGAGCACGCCGACCCGGCGCTGGCCGCCCTGGTGGAAGACCTGGGCGACGTGCCCGCCGTGGTGCTGGGCCGGCGCAACGACGTCCTCGCCTGGAACGCCCTGGGTCATGCCCTGCTGGCGGGGCACGTGGAGCGCGGCACGCCGGACGACCCGCGGGCGCGGCCCAACCTGCTGCGGATGCACTTCCTGGATCCGCACAACCGCGAGCTGTACGCCGACTGGGCGGCGAAAGCGCAGGCGGTGGTGGGGAATCTGCGGCTGACGGCCGGGCAGCATCCGGACGACCCGTTGCTGGCGGAGCTGATCGGGCAGCTGTCGATGAGCAGCCCGGAGTTCAGCCGGCTGTGGGGCGATCACCGGGTGAAGCCCTGCCCGACGGCCGACTACGAGCTGCGGCATCCGCTGGTGGGCTCGCTGACGGTGACCCAGCAGTCGTTGCGGGCGGTGCAGGCGCCGGAGCAGATCCTGGTGACCTGCACGGCGGCGCGGGGGTCGGGGTCGGCGCGGGCGCTGGCCTTGCTGGCCCAGCTGGTGCACGCCGGGCGGTAG
- a CDS encoding FAD-dependent oxidoreductase: MRVTIVGAGVAGLALARILHLHGIETLLLERDSAPNARSQGGTLDLHPESGQYALEAAGLIEDFHELSRPEGEEHKIFSPAGELLVHHVPEVPGGRPEIDRTHLRDLLIGSLPPGTLRWGARVVAAKETPGEGFRLDLADGTQTTCDLLIGADGGRSVLRPLLVGAATSYLRSYSYMVIPDIDRTRPDLGCLVGQGTLWALGDNQNLVAQRESTGQVRVAASVRDAHPWHPAGRDDVLARYADWSPTLTALIEAAAEPVTTLEIRSTPADMRWPSHPALTLIGDAAHLMAPTGEGANQALRDAADLAAELAANPHDQAGAIARFEARMWRRIGPVAESCARLERRLLSPTALDDMVRFFTRPAQTSEVQASEAQAPDSRAHT; the protein is encoded by the coding sequence ATGCGCGTCACCATCGTCGGGGCCGGAGTCGCCGGTCTCGCGCTCGCCCGCATCCTGCACCTGCACGGCATCGAAACCCTACTGCTGGAAAGAGATTCCGCCCCGAACGCGCGATCCCAGGGCGGAACCCTCGACCTGCATCCGGAGTCCGGGCAGTACGCCCTGGAAGCGGCCGGGCTGATCGAGGACTTCCACGAGCTGTCGCGGCCGGAGGGGGAGGAGCACAAGATCTTCAGCCCGGCCGGCGAACTGCTCGTGCATCACGTGCCCGAGGTTCCCGGCGGGCGGCCCGAGATCGACCGCACCCACCTGCGCGACCTGCTCATCGGCTCGTTGCCGCCCGGCACGCTGCGCTGGGGCGCACGGGTGGTCGCCGCGAAAGAGACTCCTGGAGAAGGATTCCGGCTGGACCTGGCCGACGGAACCCAGACCACGTGCGACCTGCTGATCGGCGCCGACGGCGGCCGGTCGGTGCTGCGTCCGCTCCTGGTCGGGGCCGCCACCAGCTACCTGCGCTCGTACAGCTACATGGTCATCCCGGACATCGACCGCACCCGGCCGGATCTGGGCTGCCTGGTCGGCCAGGGCACCCTCTGGGCGCTCGGCGACAACCAGAACCTGGTCGCTCAGCGAGAGAGCACCGGTCAGGTACGGGTAGCCGCCAGCGTGCGCGACGCCCACCCCTGGCACCCGGCCGGCCGCGACGACGTGCTGGCCCGCTACGCCGACTGGTCGCCCACCCTGACCGCCCTGATCGAGGCCGCCGCGGAACCGGTGACGACGCTCGAGATCCGCAGCACCCCGGCCGACATGCGCTGGCCGTCGCACCCCGCCCTCACGCTGATCGGTGACGCCGCGCACCTGATGGCCCCGACCGGCGAGGGTGCCAACCAGGCCCTGCGTGATGCCGCCGACCTGGCCGCCGAGCTGGCCGCGAACCCGCACGACCAGGCCGGTGCCATCGCCCGCTTCGAGGCCCGCATGTGGAGACGGATCGGCCCGGTCGCCGAGTCCTGTGCCCGCCTGGAGCGCAGGCTCCTGTCGCCCACCGCGCTGGACGACATGGTGCGCTTTTTCACCCGTCCTGCCCAGACGTCCGAGGTCCAGGCGTCCGAGGCTCAGGCCCCCGACAGCCGGGCACACACCTGA
- a CDS encoding TetR/AcrR family transcriptional regulator C-terminal domain-containing protein — protein MSPEQPSPVIWERPEPDERRAAAPLPRAHLVQAAVRLADAEGLTAVSIRNVATALGIRPMRLYNHVAGKDDLLALMIDEVYAEVARDLPRASDPWRERALAVARATRRAVLRHPWAIDLLGGRPYLGPNTLEVSEATAAALSQAPGRGEPQALRVAVGLLSSYLLGALRREIGELRASADSGLDTHQWQVTLGPYLGRQLATGRLPMIERIVRAPDPDATQAFESEIALILDALGRG, from the coding sequence ATGAGCCCGGAACAGCCGTCCCCCGTCATCTGGGAACGCCCCGAACCCGACGAGCGCCGGGCCGCCGCCCCCCTGCCCCGAGCCCACCTGGTGCAGGCCGCCGTCCGGCTGGCCGACGCCGAGGGCCTGACCGCCGTGTCGATCCGCAATGTGGCCACCGCACTGGGGATTCGCCCCATGCGCCTGTACAACCACGTCGCCGGTAAGGACGACCTGCTCGCCCTGATGATTGACGAGGTCTACGCCGAGGTGGCCCGGGACCTGCCGCGGGCGAGCGACCCCTGGAGGGAACGAGCGCTGGCTGTCGCCCGGGCCACCCGCCGGGCGGTACTGCGTCATCCCTGGGCGATCGATCTGCTGGGCGGCCGGCCGTATCTCGGGCCGAACACGCTGGAGGTGTCCGAGGCGACGGCGGCCGCCCTGTCCCAGGCCCCCGGCCGCGGCGAGCCGCAGGCCCTGCGCGTGGCCGTGGGCCTACTCAGTTCCTACCTGCTCGGCGCACTGCGCCGGGAGATCGGCGAGCTGCGGGCGAGCGCGGACAGCGGGCTGGACACCCACCAGTGGCAGGTCACGCTGGGCCCTTACCTGGGCCGGCAGCTGGCCACCGGGCGGCTGCCGATGATCGAGAGGATCGTGCGTGCTCCCGACCCGGACGCCACGCAGGCATTCGAGTCCGAGATCGCTCTGATCCTGGACGCTCTCGGCCGTGGGTGA
- a CDS encoding SDR family oxidoreductase → MPFEPRRAIVTAGDSGIGRAVAVALAAAGMDVALTWHSDEGGARRTAEEIQGLGRRAVTAQLDTSDLPGCGAVIDDLMDQLGGLDVFVNNAGTGDGKPFLDLDYETWRSTVATDLDGAFVCIQRAARRMVADGGQGRIIAITSVHETQPRVGAAAYDAAKHGLGGLIKTVALELGRHGITANSVAPGEIATPMTGQTDQDPHAVRRPGVPLGRPGDAREIAAVVTFLASPAASYVTGASWAVDGGMLNMGPQAGSHLTSDDWREA, encoded by the coding sequence ATGCCGTTCGAACCCCGTCGCGCCATCGTGACCGCAGGCGATTCCGGAATCGGCCGCGCCGTGGCCGTGGCCCTGGCCGCCGCCGGCATGGACGTCGCGCTGACCTGGCACTCCGACGAAGGCGGCGCCCGGCGCACCGCCGAGGAGATCCAGGGCCTGGGTCGTCGTGCCGTGACCGCCCAGCTGGACACCAGCGACCTGCCCGGGTGCGGTGCGGTGATCGACGATCTCATGGACCAGCTGGGCGGCCTCGACGTCTTCGTCAACAATGCCGGAACCGGTGACGGCAAACCCTTCCTCGACCTGGACTACGAAACCTGGCGCAGCACCGTGGCCACCGACCTGGACGGGGCCTTCGTCTGCATCCAGCGGGCGGCCCGGCGCATGGTCGCCGACGGCGGGCAGGGTCGGATCATCGCGATCACGAGCGTGCACGAGACCCAGCCCCGGGTCGGGGCGGCGGCCTACGACGCCGCCAAGCACGGTCTGGGCGGCCTGATCAAGACCGTCGCCCTGGAGCTGGGGCGGCACGGCATCACCGCCAACAGCGTGGCCCCGGGCGAGATCGCCACGCCGATGACCGGCCAGACCGACCAGGACCCGCACGCCGTGCGGCGGCCCGGCGTGCCCCTGGGACGTCCCGGCGACGCCCGTGAGATCGCAGCCGTAGTCACCTTTCTCGCCTCACCGGCCGCCAGCTACGTCACCGGCGCCTCCTGGGCGGTCGACGGCGGCATGCTGAACATGGGACCGCAGGCCGGTTCCCACCTCACCAGCGACGACTGGCGTGAGGCCTGA